A region of Massilia sp. KIM DNA encodes the following proteins:
- the nadC gene encoding carboxylating nicotinate-nucleotide diphosphorylase, which translates to MTTLRNPFIPEAGFDDKLQSAFEQNILAALLEDVGTGDLTGKLVPADTRVQARVIVREEAVLCGAPWFEGVMLAVDQDLEIDWKYAEGELMAADSVVCTIAGAPRSLLTAERAALNFLQLLSGVATATRRYVDVIAGTRAAILDTRKTLPGLRLAQKYAVRVGGGQNQRLALYDGILIKENHIAAAGGVTAALQAADALDAGVPVQIEVETIAQLEEALAGGVKSVLLDNFNLDMMREAVRVNAGRALLEASGGVNLQTVRAIAETGVDRISIGSLTKDLRATDYSLRIVG; encoded by the coding sequence ATGACGACCCTGCGCAATCCCTTCATCCCGGAAGCCGGCTTCGACGACAAGCTGCAGTCGGCCTTCGAACAGAACATCCTGGCCGCGCTGCTGGAAGACGTCGGCACCGGCGACCTGACCGGCAAGCTGGTGCCCGCCGACACGCGCGTGCAGGCGCGCGTGATCGTGCGCGAGGAAGCCGTGCTGTGCGGCGCGCCCTGGTTCGAGGGCGTGATGCTGGCGGTCGACCAGGACCTCGAGATCGACTGGAAGTACGCCGAGGGCGAGCTGATGGCGGCCGACAGCGTGGTCTGCACCATCGCCGGCGCGCCGCGCTCGTTGCTCACCGCCGAGCGCGCGGCCCTGAACTTCCTGCAACTGCTGTCGGGCGTGGCCACGGCCACCCGCCGCTACGTCGACGTGATCGCCGGCACCCGCGCCGCCATCCTCGACACCCGCAAGACCCTGCCGGGCCTGCGCCTGGCGCAAAAGTACGCGGTGCGGGTGGGCGGCGGCCAGAACCAGCGCCTGGCGCTCTACGACGGCATCCTGATCAAGGAAAACCACATCGCCGCGGCCGGCGGCGTGACCGCCGCCCTGCAGGCGGCGGACGCGCTCGATGCCGGCGTGCCGGTGCAGATCGAGGTCGAGACCATCGCCCAGCTCGAGGAAGCGCTGGCGGGCGGCGTAAAGTCTGTGTTGCTGGACAATTTCAACCTCGACATGATGCGCGAGGCGGTGCGGGTGAATGCCGGCCGCGCCTTGCTGGAAGCCTCGGGCGGCGTCAATTTGCAGACCGTGCGGGCGATCGCCGAAACCGGCGTCGACCGCATCTCGATCGGCAGCCTGACCAAGGACCTGCGCGCGACCGACTATTCGCTGCGGATCGTCGGATGA
- a CDS encoding alpha/beta fold hydrolase, which yields MSDYQRSRALRTRAPASRTGLLLAGLGLGLAASWLYVRAKTREVEREHPPEGKFVTVDGVRLHYLERGEGPVLVLLHGIGVHAKDFELSGVLDAAARHYRVIAFDRPGYGYSERPRTTVWTPERQARLLHRALQELQIQSAIVLGHSWGTLPALAMGLQAPEVVRGLVLLGGYYYPSLRAEVPFTGAPALPVVGDLLSHTVSPLLSRMLWRPVTRRTFAPMPVSGRFKGLPVWMALRPKQLRATAADSAMLVPGAAMLARHYGELKVPVRILAGTGDRIIDFTHNSERLQGGVRDGQLELCPGVGHMLHYAHPEKVVAAVDAIAAQVGEPVLLRDARAEALARASESGV from the coding sequence GTGAGCGACTACCAGAGGAGCCGCGCGCTCCGCACCCGCGCACCCGCGTCGCGCACCGGCCTGCTGCTGGCCGGCCTCGGCCTCGGCCTGGCCGCTTCCTGGCTCTACGTGCGCGCGAAGACGCGCGAGGTCGAGCGCGAGCACCCGCCGGAGGGCAAGTTCGTCACGGTCGACGGGGTGCGCCTGCACTATCTCGAGCGCGGCGAGGGTCCGGTGCTGGTGCTCTTGCACGGAATCGGCGTGCATGCCAAGGATTTCGAGCTCAGCGGAGTGCTGGACGCGGCGGCGCGCCATTACCGGGTGATCGCCTTCGACCGCCCGGGTTACGGCTACAGCGAGCGCCCGCGCACGACCGTCTGGACGCCGGAGCGGCAGGCGCGCCTGCTGCATCGCGCGCTGCAGGAGCTGCAGATCCAGTCGGCCATCGTGCTGGGCCATTCCTGGGGCACGCTGCCGGCCCTGGCGATGGGATTGCAGGCGCCGGAGGTCGTGCGCGGCCTGGTGCTGCTGGGCGGCTACTACTACCCCAGCCTGCGCGCCGAAGTCCCCTTCACAGGGGCGCCGGCGCTGCCGGTGGTCGGCGACCTGCTCAGCCACACGGTCTCGCCCCTGCTCTCGCGCATGCTGTGGCGGCCGGTCACGCGCCGCACTTTCGCGCCGATGCCGGTGTCCGGCCGCTTCAAGGGTCTGCCGGTATGGATGGCCCTGAGGCCGAAGCAGTTGCGCGCCACGGCCGCCGACAGCGCCATGCTGGTGCCCGGCGCGGCCATGCTGGCGCGGCATTACGGGGAACTGAAGGTGCCGGTCAGGATCCTGGCCGGCACGGGCGACCGCATCATCGATTTCACCCACAATTCGGAGCGGCTGCAGGGCGGCGTGCGCGACGGACAACTGGAGCTCTGCCCGGGCGTCGGCCACATGCTGCACTACGCCCATCCCGAGAAGGTGGTCGCGGCGGTCGATGCGATCGCCGCCCAGGTCGGCGAGCCGGTCCTGCTCCGCGACGCGCGGGCGGAAGCGCTGGCGCGGGCCAGCGAGAGCGGGGTCTGA
- a CDS encoding NAD-dependent protein deacetylase, producing MAEGFSITDGPARQRAEELAAFLERHARTLVLTGAGLSTASGIPDYRDRDGARRGKQPIQGPEFRRSEAVQRRYWARSMVGWPVLAKATPNRGHKALAALEASGKIGFILTQNVDGLHHQAGSHAVLELHGNIHTVRCLACEAQFPRALVQNQLEAANPQLAQALATPLPDGDAALDPDAITDFTLPGCLHCGGALAPDVVFFGDNVPAARTTAALAQMEAADALLVVGSSLMVYSGFRFCRMARETGKLIAAVNLGRTRADDLLHLKLDESSEHVLPLVAELLNARPPALPPALIDHKGVL from the coding sequence ATGGCAGAAGGTTTCAGCATCACGGACGGCCCGGCGCGCCAGCGCGCCGAGGAGCTGGCCGCCTTCCTCGAGCGGCATGCGCGCACCCTGGTCCTTACCGGGGCCGGATTGTCGACCGCGTCGGGCATCCCCGACTACCGCGACCGCGACGGCGCCCGGCGCGGCAAGCAGCCTATCCAGGGACCGGAATTCCGGCGTTCCGAGGCGGTGCAGCGCCGCTACTGGGCGCGCAGCATGGTGGGCTGGCCGGTGCTGGCCAAGGCTACGCCCAACCGGGGCCACAAGGCCCTGGCCGCGCTCGAAGCGAGCGGCAAGATCGGCTTCATCCTGACCCAGAACGTCGACGGCCTGCATCACCAGGCCGGCAGTCATGCCGTGCTCGAGCTGCACGGCAATATTCACACTGTCCGCTGCCTGGCCTGCGAGGCGCAGTTTCCGCGCGCCCTGGTCCAGAACCAACTGGAAGCGGCGAACCCGCAACTGGCCCAGGCCCTGGCGACGCCGCTGCCGGACGGCGACGCCGCGCTCGACCCGGACGCCATCACCGATTTCACGCTGCCGGGCTGCCTGCACTGCGGCGGCGCCCTGGCGCCGGACGTGGTGTTCTTCGGCGACAACGTTCCGGCGGCCCGCACCACCGCCGCGCTGGCCCAGATGGAAGCGGCCGACGCCCTGCTGGTGGTCGGCTCCTCGCTGATGGTCTACTCGGGCTTCCGCTTCTGCCGCATGGCGCGCGAGACCGGCAAGCTGATCGCCGCCGTCAACCTCGGACGCACCCGTGCGGACGACCTGCTGCATCTCAAACTCGATGAATCCAGCGAGCACGTGCTGCCGCTCGTGGCCGAGCTGCTCAATGCCCGGCCGCCGGCCCTGCCGCCCGCGCTCATCGACCACAAGGGGGTATTGTGA
- a CDS encoding DUF5329 domain-containing protein, whose product MPSFAPARVLAAFCFALSCAGAAAAPPSPAVRAEIDTLLERLKGSGCHFERNRSWYGGEQAEAHLRRKLRYIEGRKEGLTSTEQFIELAASASSMAGKPYRVRCGGAEPVRSRDWLLQELTRIRTTKP is encoded by the coding sequence ATGCCCAGCTTCGCCCCGGCCCGCGTCCTGGCGGCCTTCTGTTTCGCCCTGAGCTGCGCGGGCGCGGCCGCCGCGCCGCCGTCGCCGGCCGTGCGGGCCGAGATCGACACCCTGCTGGAGCGGCTCAAAGGCTCCGGTTGCCATTTCGAGCGCAACCGCAGCTGGTATGGCGGCGAGCAGGCCGAGGCCCACCTGCGGCGCAAACTGCGCTACATCGAAGGGCGCAAGGAAGGCTTGACCAGCACCGAGCAGTTCATCGAACTCGCCGCCAGCGCCAGCAGCATGGCCGGCAAACCCTACCGGGTGCGTTGCGGCGGCGCGGAGCCGGTGCGCAGCCGCGACTGGCTGCTGCAGGAGCTGACCCGCATCCGCACGACCAAACCGTAA
- a CDS encoding pirin family protein codes for METLSATDRTTRPLLGALRPEWQRMSEGLSIAKIHPASLSWELDPVLQIDWFRMSRRFFPPHPHAGFSAVTLMLPNSAGGFINRDSLGDASAIPPGAMHWTEAARGMMHEEVPQIEGLECHGLQIFVNLPARFKLAAPAVYHVEREQLQPVVLGGAKVYCYVGDFAGLRRGAVAPRTTVALWTIALEAHAPLALPLPPDWNLSLLVTEGAIVVDGQTYPEGSVLGFGHGDLVRIEPGATPAGAVVLAGPALREPLAVSGPS; via the coding sequence ATGGAAACCCTGAGCGCGACCGACCGGACGACCCGCCCCTTGCTTGGCGCCCTGCGTCCGGAGTGGCAAAGAATGAGCGAGGGCTTGAGCATCGCCAAGATCCACCCGGCCTCGCTCTCCTGGGAGCTCGACCCGGTGCTGCAGATCGACTGGTTCAGGATGAGCAGGCGCTTCTTTCCGCCCCACCCGCATGCCGGCTTCTCGGCGGTCACCCTGATGCTGCCGAACTCCGCAGGCGGTTTCATCAACCGCGACAGCCTCGGGGACGCATCCGCGATTCCGCCCGGCGCCATGCACTGGACCGAGGCGGCGCGCGGCATGATGCACGAAGAAGTGCCGCAGATCGAAGGCCTGGAATGTCATGGGCTGCAAATTTTCGTCAACCTGCCCGCGCGCTTCAAGCTGGCCGCGCCGGCCGTGTATCACGTCGAACGCGAACAGCTGCAGCCCGTCGTGCTCGGCGGCGCGAAGGTGTATTGCTACGTGGGCGATTTCGCCGGCCTGCGGCGCGGTGCGGTCGCCCCGCGCACCACCGTCGCGCTCTGGACCATCGCGCTGGAGGCTCATGCGCCGCTGGCGCTCCCCCTGCCGCCGGACTGGAACCTGAGCCTGCTGGTCACCGAGGGCGCCATCGTCGTCGATGGCCAGACGTATCCGGAAGGCTCGGTGCTCGGCTTCGGCCATGGCGACCTGGTGCGCATCGAACCGGGCGCCACGCCGGCCGGCGCGGTCGTGCTGGCGGGGCCGGCGCTGCGTGAACCGCTCGCCGTGTCGGGCCCTTCGTGA
- a CDS encoding DMT family transporter: protein MNRPQLTLPTILLLTTPPILWAGNAVVGRLMRDAVPPMTLNLIRWVLALAVLVPLGRAALRPGSGVLKNWRRYSMLGLLSVGLYNSLQYLALQSSTPINVTLVASGMPVWMLVVGKLFYKAPVKRRQVAGAVLSIAGVLVVMCRGDLAQLAALRLVIGDLYMILATIAWSFYSWMLMERRDAPELRADWAAFLLAQVGYGVLWSAALAGGEWALQDLRITWSWGVAAALLYVALGPAILAMRCWGAGVQRAGPSIGAFFINLTPLFTALLSSAFLGEAPHLYHILAFAMIVGGIAASAR from the coding sequence ATGAACCGACCCCAGCTCACGCTCCCGACCATCCTGCTGCTGACCACGCCGCCCATCCTGTGGGCCGGCAACGCCGTGGTCGGCCGACTGATGCGCGACGCCGTGCCGCCCATGACCCTGAACCTGATCCGCTGGGTGCTGGCGCTGGCAGTGCTGGTGCCGCTCGGGCGCGCGGCCCTGCGCCCGGGCAGCGGCGTGCTGAAGAACTGGCGCCGCTACAGCATGCTCGGCCTGCTCAGCGTGGGCCTGTACAACTCGCTGCAATACCTGGCCCTGCAAAGCTCGACCCCGATCAATGTCACCCTGGTCGCCTCCGGCATGCCGGTCTGGATGCTGGTGGTCGGCAAGCTCTTCTATAAAGCGCCGGTCAAGCGGCGCCAGGTGGCGGGCGCGGTGCTGTCGATCGCCGGGGTGCTGGTGGTGATGTGCCGCGGCGACCTGGCCCAGCTGGCAGCGCTGCGCCTGGTGATCGGCGACCTGTACATGATTTTGGCCACCATCGCCTGGTCCTTCTACAGCTGGATGCTGATGGAGCGGCGCGACGCGCCGGAACTGCGCGCCGACTGGGCCGCCTTCCTGCTGGCCCAGGTCGGCTACGGGGTGCTGTGGTCGGCGGCGCTGGCGGGCGGCGAATGGGCGCTCCAGGACCTGCGCATCACCTGGAGCTGGGGAGTGGCCGCCGCCCTGCTCTACGTGGCCCTCGGCCCGGCGATCCTGGCGATGCGCTGCTGGGGCGCCGGCGTGCAGCGCGCCGGTCCCAGCATCGGCGCCTTCTTCATCAACCTGACGCCCCTGTTCACGGCCCTGCTGTCCTCGGCTTTCCTGGGCGAAGCGCCCCACCTCTACCACATCCTGGCCTTTGCCATGATCGTGGGCGGCATCGCCGCGTCGGCGCGCTGA
- the nadB gene encoding L-aspartate oxidase: MKFDVAIVGSGLAGLSVALHLAQTRKVAIISKRELLDGASNWAQGGIAAVLDSGDSHDQHIADTLVAGAGLCDEAATRYIVEHGREAIEWLIEQGVPFTRDESAELGFHLTREGGHSQRRIIHAADATGHAVQVTLEQKVRAHPNIALFEHHCAIDLVTSDKLGADGVRGNTPHLVGQPRCYGLYVQDVRNGKVLTVEAEHTVLATGGAGKVYLYTTNPDTATGDGIAMAWRAGCRISNMEFIQFHPTCLYHPYAKSFLITEAIRGEGGLLKLPPEAGPAAGTRFMPAHDERGELAPRDVVARAIDFEMKKRGLDYVHLDISHQDPEFLKEHFPTIYARCLELGIDITKEPIPVVPAVHFTCGGIVTDLAGRTDIPGLYAVGETACTGLHGANRLASNSLLECVVVGRACAHQIAAAPRVEHPALPAWDESRVTNADEEVVIAHNWDELRRFMWNYVGIVRTTKRLERALHRIKLLKEEIDEYYRNFRITPDLLELRNLVEVAHLIVRSALSRHESRGLHFSRDFPDTLPKALPSVLTPRRR, translated from the coding sequence ATGAAATTTGACGTCGCAATCGTCGGCAGCGGTCTGGCCGGCCTGTCGGTGGCCCTGCACCTGGCGCAAACGCGCAAGGTCGCCATCATCTCGAAGCGCGAGCTCCTCGACGGAGCCAGCAACTGGGCCCAGGGCGGCATCGCCGCCGTGCTCGATTCGGGCGACAGCCACGACCAGCACATCGCCGACACCCTGGTGGCCGGCGCCGGCCTGTGCGACGAGGCCGCCACCCGCTACATCGTCGAACATGGCCGCGAAGCCATCGAATGGCTGATCGAACAGGGCGTGCCCTTCACCCGCGACGAATCCGCCGAACTGGGCTTTCACCTGACCCGCGAGGGCGGCCACAGCCAGCGCCGCATCATCCACGCCGCCGACGCCACCGGCCACGCAGTCCAGGTCACCCTGGAACAGAAGGTGCGCGCCCACCCCAATATCGCGCTGTTCGAGCACCACTGCGCGATCGACCTGGTCACCTCCGACAAGCTGGGCGCCGACGGGGTGCGCGGCAACACCCCGCACCTGGTGGGCCAGCCGCGCTGCTACGGCCTCTACGTGCAGGACGTACGCAACGGCAAGGTGCTGACCGTGGAAGCCGAGCACACCGTGCTGGCCACCGGCGGCGCCGGCAAGGTCTACCTGTACACGACCAATCCCGACACCGCCACCGGCGACGGCATCGCCATGGCCTGGCGCGCCGGCTGCCGCATCTCGAACATGGAATTCATCCAGTTCCATCCGACCTGCCTGTACCACCCCTACGCCAAGTCCTTCCTGATCACCGAGGCGATCCGCGGCGAAGGCGGCCTGCTCAAGCTGCCGCCGGAAGCCGGACCGGCCGCCGGGACCCGCTTCATGCCGGCCCACGACGAGCGCGGCGAACTGGCCCCGCGCGACGTGGTCGCGCGCGCCATCGACTTCGAGATGAAGAAGCGCGGCCTGGACTACGTCCATCTCGACATCAGCCACCAGGACCCGGAATTCCTCAAGGAGCATTTCCCCACCATCTACGCGCGCTGCCTGGAGCTCGGCATCGACATTACGAAGGAGCCGATTCCGGTGGTGCCGGCCGTGCATTTCACCTGCGGCGGCATCGTCACCGACCTGGCCGGTCGCACCGACATCCCTGGCCTGTATGCGGTGGGCGAAACCGCCTGCACCGGCCTGCACGGCGCCAACCGCCTGGCCAGCAATTCGCTGCTGGAATGCGTGGTGGTGGGGCGCGCCTGCGCCCACCAGATCGCGGCCGCGCCGCGGGTCGAGCATCCGGCACTGCCCGCCTGGGACGAGAGCCGGGTCACCAACGCCGACGAAGAAGTGGTCATCGCCCACAACTGGGACGAGCTGCGCCGCTTCATGTGGAACTACGTGGGCATCGTGCGCACCACCAAGCGCCTCGAGCGCGCCCTGCACCGCATCAAGCTGCTCAAGGAAGAGATCGACGAGTACTACCGCAACTTCCGCATCACGCCCGACCTGCTGGAACTGCGCAACCTGGTCGAGGTGGCCCACCTGATCGTGCGCAGCGCGCTGTCGCGCCACGAGAGCCGCGGCCTGCACTTCTCGCGCGACTTCCCCGACACCCTGCCCAAGGCCCTGCCGAGCGTCCTGACGCCGCGCCGCCGCTGA
- a CDS encoding pyridoxamine 5'-phosphate oxidase family protein translates to MSYDNSQHAAALADRIGAMRFAMFTFRDQHGHLASQPMTNQQVDREGGLWFYVRTTTALWDSIAHDPEVNVSFANNDDSTYVSVSGTAERVVDRAQIRALWNPMVQAWFPAGPDDEHVVLVRVLPHAAEYWDSNDSKMVRLFAMAKAAVTGSTPDVDAEHGTIRM, encoded by the coding sequence ATGTCTTACGATAATTCCCAACACGCCGCCGCGCTGGCGGATCGTATCGGCGCGATGCGCTTCGCCATGTTCACCTTCCGCGACCAGCATGGCCACCTGGCCAGCCAGCCGATGACCAACCAGCAGGTCGACCGCGAGGGCGGCCTGTGGTTCTATGTGCGCACCACCACCGCCCTGTGGGACAGCATCGCCCACGACCCCGAGGTCAATGTCAGCTTCGCCAACAATGACGACAGCACCTATGTGTCGGTCAGCGGCACGGCCGAGCGCGTGGTCGACCGCGCGCAGATCCGCGCCCTGTGGAACCCGATGGTGCAGGCCTGGTTCCCGGCCGGCCCGGACGACGAGCACGTGGTCCTGGTGCGGGTGCTGCCGCACGCCGCCGAATACTGGGACTCGAACGACAGCAAGATGGTGCGCCTGTTCGCGATGGCCAAGGCGGCCGTCACCGGCAGCACCCCGGACGTCGACGCCGAGCACGGCACCATCAGGATGTAA
- the pnuC gene encoding nicotinamide riboside transporter PnuC yields the protein MPSPLELAANVFTALSIVLAGRNSVHTWWAGIVGCSLFGLLFAQSRLYADVLLQLFFVGTSVLGWWRWARGDHGAPLPITHAGWRTLLWMVPLGLACTAAYGALLHHYTDAYAPFVDSAVLVFSVIAQLLMMQRRIENWPVWLLVNTVAVPLYFSRGLTLTAVLYVGFWINAIVSWIWWRKLARAQAAGLKA from the coding sequence ATCCCGAGCCCCCTCGAACTGGCGGCCAATGTGTTCACCGCGCTGTCCATCGTCCTCGCCGGACGCAACAGCGTTCACACCTGGTGGGCCGGCATCGTCGGCTGCAGCCTGTTCGGGCTGCTGTTCGCGCAGAGCCGGCTGTATGCGGACGTGCTGCTGCAGCTGTTTTTCGTGGGCACGAGCGTGCTGGGATGGTGGCGCTGGGCGCGCGGCGACCACGGCGCGCCCCTGCCGATCACCCATGCCGGATGGCGCACCCTGCTGTGGATGGTGCCCCTCGGCCTGGCCTGCACGGCCGCCTACGGCGCGCTGCTCCACCACTACACGGACGCCTACGCTCCCTTCGTCGACTCGGCCGTGCTGGTGTTCAGCGTGATCGCCCAGCTCCTCATGATGCAGCGGCGCATCGAGAACTGGCCGGTCTGGCTGCTCGTCAACACGGTGGCGGTGCCCCTCTACTTCAGCCGCGGGCTGACCCTGACCGCCGTCCTGTATGTGGGTTTCTGGATCAACGCCATCGTGTCCTGGATCTGGTGGCGCAAGCTGGCACGCGCCCAGGCCGCAGGCCTCAAGGCTTAG
- a CDS encoding copper-binding protein: MKSTLTLLAAVAAFAACAAPALAQDQHAAHAGQAAAAEMASGEVRKVDKEAGKLTIKHGPLANLNMPPMSMAFRVKDPAWLDQVKVGDTIRFVAERIEGAFVVTRLEAAK; encoded by the coding sequence ATGAAATCGACGCTCACCCTGCTCGCCGCTGTTGCCGCTTTCGCCGCTTGCGCCGCCCCGGCGCTGGCCCAGGACCAGCATGCCGCGCACGCCGGCCAGGCCGCCGCCGCCGAGATGGCCAGCGGCGAAGTGCGCAAGGTGGACAAGGAGGCCGGCAAGCTGACCATCAAGCACGGTCCGCTGGCGAACCTGAACATGCCGCCGATGTCGATGGCTTTCCGGGTCAAGGATCCGGCCTGGCTCGACCAGGTCAAGGTGGGCGACACCATCCGCTTCGTGGCCGAGCGCATCGAAGGCGCCTTCGTCGTCACCCGTCTGGAAGCCGCGAAGTAA
- a CDS encoding DUF411 domain-containing protein, translating into MIKRFLMQTASAALIGLPLAAAAAQPVIEVYKTAYCGCCKEWIKHLEANGFTVKATDVDNPSDYREKFGIPAQYGSCHSGRVNGYALEGHVPAAEIKRMLAEKPKARGLAVPAMPLGSPGMDQGPRKDPYDVLLVKDGGKASVYKHYN; encoded by the coding sequence ATGATCAAACGATTCCTCATGCAGACCGCGAGCGCCGCGCTGATCGGGCTGCCGCTGGCCGCCGCCGCGGCCCAACCCGTGATCGAGGTCTACAAGACGGCCTACTGCGGCTGCTGCAAGGAATGGATCAAGCACCTGGAGGCCAACGGCTTCACGGTCAAGGCGACCGACGTCGACAACCCCTCCGACTACCGCGAGAAGTTCGGCATTCCGGCGCAATACGGCTCCTGCCATTCCGGCCGCGTGAACGGCTACGCGCTCGAAGGCCATGTTCCGGCCGCCGAGATCAAGCGCATGCTGGCCGAGAAGCCCAAGGCGCGCGGCCTGGCGGTGCCGGCCATGCCGCTCGGCTCGCCGGGCATGGACCAGGGGCCGCGCAAGGACCCCTATGACGTGCTGCTGGTGAAGGACGGCGGCAAGGCCAGCGTCTACAAACATTACAACTGA
- a CDS encoding four-helix bundle copper-binding protein — MESPRYTTCIEACNDCADACDTCAAACLGEDGVKMMTRCIALDMDCAQLCRTAASIMARGGEAAQAVCIACAEVCDLCAEECVRHTMQHCQDCAAACRRCAAECRRMGGQAAPAAGFGVPAPH; from the coding sequence ATGGAAAGCCCGCGTTATACCACCTGCATCGAAGCCTGCAACGACTGCGCCGACGCCTGCGACACCTGCGCAGCCGCCTGCCTGGGCGAGGACGGGGTCAAGATGATGACGCGCTGCATTGCGCTGGACATGGACTGCGCGCAGCTTTGCCGCACCGCCGCGTCCATCATGGCACGCGGCGGCGAAGCGGCGCAGGCGGTCTGCATCGCCTGCGCCGAGGTCTGCGACCTGTGCGCCGAAGAATGCGTTCGCCATACCATGCAGCACTGCCAGGATTGCGCGGCCGCCTGCCGCCGCTGCGCCGCCGAGTGCCGCCGGATGGGCGGGCAGGCGGCGCCTGCGGCCGGCTTCGGGGTGCCCGCACCGCACTGA